The genome window CCCCGATGACCGTCACCGGCCGGACCGCGGACGGCGGCGTGACCCTCTACGGCCAGTCCAAGCTGCCGATCTTCGGCGACTTCCGCTCGAACGCCTACATGAACGGCAGCCAGTTCACCGCGACCTACACGTCGGCGAAGGACCGCGGCCAGTTCCTGATGCAGCGGCGGTAGCCCGGGCGGTCCTCGCCCGCCGCCCGGTCATTTCTTCTTCTTGGCCCCGACCAGCATGAAGTCGATCGGCTTGTCGGCGGTCGTCACCTCGCCGATCAGTTCGGAGACGTTCGGGTCGCTGTACCGCGGGGGGAGCGACTCGACCGCCCCGACATCGGCCGCCGACTGTCCCATCGGGATGGGGGAACCGTCTTTCTGCGACATCCGGGAGAGGACGACCTTGTACTTGCCGGGGGGGACCCCTTCGTCGGTCCCGTGCCATTTCAAGGTGTACTTGCCCGATTCATCGGTCGATCCGAAGCCCCCGCTTCCGGCCTTCGCCGTTTCGGGGAGGAACGAGACGGCGGCGAACGTGAGAGGCATTCCGTCCAGCGTGATCGTCCCCGAGACGGAGACCCGGTTCGCCGGAGCGGTCGAGCCCCCTCCGCCGCAGCCCGCCAGCGTCGACAGGAGAGCAATGGCGCAGCCGATGCGGATTCGAGAGGAGACGAGAGACATCATGGGAACAGCGCATCCTTGAAGAATCGAAGCGGAATGAAAACGCTCACACCGCGGTGACCCGGTACAGGTCAGCGGCGGCGTGCGGCAGAGGAGTGGCAAGAATCGTGCTATACCCCCGTGGAAGGGGGGAAGAAGGCCCGCTCGATAGCGTTTCAGAACTCACCGACGGGCTGGCCGTCAGCGATCAGGCCCAGCCGCGTTCGGGTCACCAGATCCATGCTGTCCGTGACGAAGCGGACGGCGCCGTCCCCCAGCAGGATCGTCGCCCCCCCGGCGTGAACACTTCCAGCCGCCCCCCAGTTGGCGAGTTTCGGCGGTTGGTTCGTCATCGGTGGAGTCCACGAGCAGCAGAGCCAGAAGTTGATCGGGTTGGTCTGCGAGAAATTGATCCCGTGACCGACCCACTTCGCGTAGCCCCAAGTCCCGGTGACGCCGTTCCGGACATCCAGCGTGGCCTCACACACGGCGACGCTGTTGCTCAGGCCGTCTGCCGCGTCCCGGATTCTCGCGGAGCTGTTGATCCCGAACATGAACTTGCTCGCCGAAGCGATCGAATCGTAAAGCGTGCATGTGTTCGAATAGTTATTCGTGCTGAAGTCGTAGTTGGTCTTGGCTCCGAACAGGCCCGCCGTTCCTCCGTTGACGATGGAGTAGTCGCCGCTGGTTGTGGATCGGTAATACCGATCTCCGAAGTCCGACGGACAAAGGAAGGCCGGGAGAGAGACGGACACGACGGCGTCGTTCGTACCCGCCGCGGTCCCCTGAATCGTGCCGATGCCTGCGGC of Planctomyces sp. SH-PL14 contains these proteins:
- a CDS encoding DUF1559 domain-containing protein, which produces MFTACVRRRRARGFTLIELLVVIAIIAVLVAILLPAVQQAREAARRSQCQNNLKQIGIALHSYHETHGIFPFSVVNPGECEVGFAPNPIRNTRGWTMLLPYIDQQGLYNKYNHDLPASDHKRAAGIGTIQGTAAGTNDAVVSVSLPAFLCPSDFGDRYYRSTTSGDYSIVNGGTAGLFGAKTNYDFSTNNYSNTCTLYDSIASASKFMFGINSSARIRDAADGLSNSVAVCEATLDVRNGVTGTWGYAKWVGHGINFSQTNPINFWLCCSWTPPMTNQPPKLANWGAAGSVHAGGATILLGDGAVRFVTDSMDLVTRTRLGLIADGQPVGEF
- a CDS encoding carboxypeptidase-like regulatory domain-containing protein, whose amino-acid sequence is MMSLVSSRIRIGCAIALLSTLAGCGGGGSTAPANRVSVSGTITLDGMPLTFAAVSFLPETAKAGSGGFGSTDESGKYTLKWHGTDEGVPPGKYKVVLSRMSQKDGSPIPMGQSAADVGAVESLPPRYSDPNVSELIGEVTTADKPIDFMLVGAKKKK